One Qiania dongpingensis genomic window carries:
- a CDS encoding TlyA family RNA methyltransferase, translated as MKERLDVLLVSRGFAESREKAKTMIMEGIVFVNGQREDKAGASFHPEAPIEVRGQTLRYVSRGGLKLEKAMSHFGISLDGKICMDVGASTGGFTDCMLQNGAVRVYSVDVGRGQLAWKLRQDERVVCMEKTNIRYVTPEDIGEPVDFSSIDVSFISLTKVLLPVREILKDGGGVVCLIKPQFEAGREKVGKKGVVREPEIHLEVIHKVMDYAESIGFGRRALEFSPIKGPEGNIEYLLFLIKGGEDAETINPEDIVVKAHEELR; from the coding sequence ATGAAGGAACGTCTCGATGTGCTGCTGGTTTCCAGGGGGTTCGCTGAATCCAGGGAAAAGGCAAAAACCATGATCATGGAAGGAATCGTTTTTGTAAACGGGCAGCGGGAAGATAAGGCAGGGGCATCGTTTCATCCGGAGGCGCCCATCGAGGTCCGTGGGCAGACTCTTAGATATGTGAGCCGGGGAGGACTTAAGCTGGAAAAAGCCATGAGCCATTTCGGAATTTCTCTGGACGGGAAGATTTGCATGGACGTGGGAGCTTCCACGGGAGGATTTACCGACTGTATGCTGCAAAACGGCGCAGTGCGGGTATACTCTGTCGATGTGGGACGCGGGCAGCTGGCTTGGAAGCTTCGGCAGGATGAACGGGTCGTCTGTATGGAAAAGACGAATATCCGTTATGTGACGCCGGAGGACATCGGTGAGCCGGTGGACTTTTCTTCCATTGACGTTTCTTTTATATCCCTTACAAAAGTACTTCTTCCAGTGCGGGAGATCCTTAAAGACGGAGGAGGCGTAGTATGCCTGATCAAGCCTCAGTTTGAAGCCGGACGGGAAAAAGTCGGCAAAAAAGGAGTAGTCAGAGAGCCGGAGATTCATCTGGAAGTCATTCATAAGGTAATGGATTATGCGGAAAGCATCGGATTTGGCAGAAGGGCTCTGGAGTTTTCTCCAATCAAAGGCCCGGAGGGAAATATTGAATACCTGCTCTTTCTGATAAAGGGAGGAGAGGATGCGGAAACCATCAACCCGGAAGACATCGTTGTGAAAGCCCATGAGGAATTGAGATGA
- the argR gene encoding arginine repressor, with amino-acid sequence MKIERHSKIVELIGKYDIETQEELAEKLNEAGFRVTQATVSRDIRELKLTKVAVDGGGQKYVVLHKADSNLNDKYIRILRDGFVSMDMAQNILVVKTVPGMAMAVAAALDALRFHEIVGCIAGDDAIMCAVRSVDDTIIVMEKLRRVMSSQ; translated from the coding sequence ATGAAAATTGAGCGCCACAGCAAGATTGTGGAATTGATTGGAAAGTATGACATTGAGACACAGGAAGAGCTGGCAGAGAAGCTGAATGAAGCCGGATTCCGGGTGACTCAGGCTACTGTGTCCAGAGATATCAGAGAACTGAAGCTGACAAAGGTGGCCGTGGACGGAGGAGGACAGAAATATGTGGTGCTCCACAAAGCCGACAGCAATCTGAACGATAAGTATATCAGAATCCTCCGGGACGGATTTGTATCCATGGATATGGCCCAGAATATTCTGGTGGTGAAGACCGTGCCCGGCATGGCTATGGCAGTGGCGGCGGCGCTTGACGCGCTTCGGTTCCATGAGATCGTAGGCTGTATCGCGGGAGACGACGCCATCATGTGCGCGGTCAGGAGTGTGGATGATACCATCATTGTTATGGAAAAGCTTCGCCGGGTGATGTCATCCCAGTGA
- the xseB gene encoding exodeoxyribonuclease VII small subunit codes for MNRKERDMAETLSIEQTFERLDEIIGRLEGEELSMEESFAAYAEGLALVKKCRGSIDEVEKKVLVLEESGEQHEL; via the coding sequence ATGAATAGAAAGGAACGGGACATGGCGGAAACTTTGAGTATAGAACAGACCTTTGAAAGGCTGGATGAAATAATCGGACGCCTGGAGGGGGAAGAACTTTCCATGGAGGAATCTTTTGCGGCTTACGCGGAAGGTCTCGCCTTGGTAAAGAAATGCCGCGGAAGTATAGATGAAGTGGAGAAAAAAGTGCTGGTATTGGAAGAAAGTGGGGAACAGCATGAACTTTAA
- the nusB gene encoding transcription antitermination factor NusB — translation MSRRELREHVFRMLFRKEFYESEAEFSEQVKRYLEELEPLEEKDESYMSGKVEDIYGHVKELDDRINEVAKGWKTRRMGKVDLTVLRLALYEMLYEESVPEKVAINEAVEIARKYGGDDSPSFVNGILAKLVTES, via the coding sequence ATGAGCAGAAGAGAACTGAGGGAGCATGTGTTCCGCATGCTGTTCCGCAAAGAATTCTATGAATCTGAGGCGGAATTCAGCGAACAGGTAAAAAGATACCTGGAAGAGCTGGAGCCCCTGGAAGAAAAAGATGAAAGCTATATGTCCGGAAAAGTAGAGGATATCTATGGACACGTCAAAGAACTGGACGACCGGATAAATGAGGTGGCGAAAGGCTGGAAGACCCGTCGTATGGGAAAGGTAGACCTGACGGTCCTGCGCCTGGCGCTTTATGAGATGCTGTACGAGGAATCGGTGCCGGAGAAGGTAGCCATCAATGAAGCGGTGGAAATAGCCAGAAAATACGGCGGAGATGATTCTCCGTCTTTTGTCAACGGGATTTTAGCCAAGCTTGTCACGGAGAGCTGA
- the spo0A gene encoding sporulation transcription factor Spo0A, protein MAKLQVAIADDNERILQLLDNIISRDDEFEVIGKANNGEEAYELIKEKEPDIMLLDIIMPKLDGLSVMEKVGKDPTLKKRPEFIVITAIGQERITEDAFQLGASYYIMKPFDSDMVLNRMKHIGMGRRRGAETRKIVPYESQEQYIERNLETDVTNLIHEIGVPAHIKGYSYLRDAIILSVSDMDMLNSITKMLYPTIAKMHQTTPSRVERAIRHAIEVAWNRGKMDTIDSLFGYTINTGKGKPTNSEFVALIADKIRLEYKNK, encoded by the coding sequence ATGGCAAAACTACAGGTGGCAATTGCTGACGACAACGAAAGAATCTTACAACTTTTAGATAACATCATCAGCCGTGATGATGAATTTGAAGTGATAGGAAAAGCGAACAACGGAGAAGAAGCTTATGAACTGATCAAAGAGAAGGAACCGGATATTATGCTGCTCGACATTATCATGCCGAAGCTTGACGGTTTATCCGTAATGGAAAAGGTCGGAAAAGACCCAACTCTTAAGAAAAGGCCGGAATTCATCGTGATCACTGCCATCGGGCAGGAGAGAATTACGGAAGATGCCTTTCAGCTGGGGGCATCTTATTATATTATGAAGCCTTTTGATTCAGACATGGTATTGAACCGGATGAAGCATATAGGGATGGGACGCCGCAGAGGTGCGGAGACCAGGAAGATCGTACCGTATGAAAGTCAGGAACAGTACATTGAAAGAAATCTGGAAACCGATGTGACAAATCTGATACACGAGATCGGGGTTCCGGCACATATCAAAGGATATAGTTATTTGAGAGACGCCATCATTTTGTCGGTTTCCGACATGGACATGCTGAATTCCATTACCAAGATGCTTTATCCAACGATCGCCAAGATGCACCAAACGACACCCAGCAGAGTCGAACGCGCCATCCGGCATGCCATCGAAGTAGCATGGAACAGAGGCAAGATGGATACCATCGATTCTCTTTTCGGCTATACTATCAATACAGGAAAGGGCAAGCCGACAAATTCCGAATTTGTTGCCCTGATCGCAGATAAGATCCGTCTGGAATATAAGAACAAATGA
- the spoIVB gene encoding SpoIVB peptidase: protein MTRKQKYRQFLIRLIWIMIIFTCLFSYYYIRHMIPGKIRVVVGEEGTFQFSLPWGSTLETENEEVLLGSISNIPEGAVRINTDRAFTVEGTSLGSYDMDIKLFGWLPLRNIQVDVVESRSVIPGGESIGLYLEMDGVMVVGTSELTDKEGNIVEPAYGIVKSGDYILEANGQPVTDKEALIAAISSNGEAPCVFKIRRDGEIMEAKVDTVLTSDGSCKAGIWVRDDAQGIGTLTYVDENGYFGALGHAMSDTDTGQQLEASGGDLQKAQIQDVIKGQSGTPGSLLGTIVYSDSHWGDVFGNTAAGVFGHTELANWDMKAADAIPVGFKQDVKLGPASIRCSADGEVKEYDIEIIKADITTDSNKGMVVQVTDPELLELTGGIVQGMSGSPIIQDGKVVGAVTHVFVQDSTKGYGIFLETMLEKQEETVKK from the coding sequence ATGACACGGAAACAAAAATACAGGCAGTTCCTTATACGACTGATCTGGATTATGATTATTTTTACCTGTTTGTTCTCATATTATTATATTCGGCATATGATTCCCGGGAAAATTCGTGTCGTAGTGGGAGAAGAAGGTACTTTTCAGTTTTCTCTTCCCTGGGGAAGCACCCTGGAAACGGAAAATGAAGAGGTGCTTTTAGGAAGTATTTCGAACATACCGGAGGGCGCCGTCCGGATCAATACAGACCGGGCATTTACCGTAGAAGGGACCTCTCTTGGCAGCTATGACATGGATATCAAGCTGTTTGGCTGGCTGCCGCTCCGCAACATTCAGGTTGACGTAGTGGAATCCCGGTCAGTGATACCAGGAGGCGAATCCATAGGCCTCTATCTGGAAATGGACGGCGTGATGGTAGTCGGTACGAGCGAACTGACAGATAAAGAAGGAAATATTGTGGAACCGGCTTACGGCATCGTCAAATCAGGAGATTATATCCTGGAGGCAAATGGACAGCCGGTGACAGATAAGGAAGCACTGATTGCCGCGATATCTTCCAACGGCGAGGCGCCTTGTGTTTTTAAAATACGCAGAGACGGCGAGATCATGGAAGCAAAGGTGGATACGGTTCTGACCAGTGACGGAAGCTGCAAGGCCGGGATATGGGTAAGAGATGATGCCCAGGGTATTGGCACCCTCACTTATGTGGACGAAAACGGATATTTCGGCGCTCTGGGACACGCCATGAGCGATACGGATACAGGGCAGCAGCTGGAGGCTTCCGGTGGCGATCTTCAGAAAGCTCAGATACAGGACGTGATAAAGGGCCAGTCTGGTACACCGGGCTCTCTTCTGGGAACGATCGTCTACAGCGACAGCCATTGGGGAGATGTCTTCGGCAATACGGCGGCTGGCGTGTTCGGTCATACAGAGCTGGCCAACTGGGATATGAAAGCGGCAGACGCGATTCCCGTAGGATTTAAGCAGGATGTAAAGCTGGGGCCTGCGTCGATTCGATGTTCTGCCGACGGAGAAGTCAAGGAATATGACATTGAAATCATAAAAGCGGATATTACCACAGACAGCAACAAGGGTATGGTGGTACAGGTGACGGATCCAGAGCTTTTAGAACTGACCGGAGGAATCGTTCAGGGAATGAGCGGCAGCCCTATCATACAGGACGGAAAAGTTGTGGGGGCAGTGACCCATGTGTTTGTTCAGGATTCTACAAAAGGATACGGGATTTTTCTGGAAACCATGCTGGAAAAGCAGGAAGAGACTGTAAAGAAATAA
- a CDS encoding polyprenyl synthetase family protein has translation MNFNEEMKEKVKDIERMICAYLPEEKGFQKTILKAMNYSVLAGGKRLRPLLMQETFRLFGRKGDEIAPFMAAIEMIHTSSLVHDDLPAMDADEYRRGRKTTWVVYGEDMAILAGDALMIYAFETASKAFGQTDRPDLAGRCIGILAEKTGIYGMIGGQTVDVEMTGEPVPADKLDFIYRLKTGALLEASMMIGAVLGGASLEEVKMIEQVASDVGLAFQIQDDILDVTSSKEVLGKPVLSDEKNNKTTYVTLEGLDKARGQVEFYSKRAVDTLNGLSRKNEFLNQLILTLITREK, from the coding sequence ATGAACTTTAATGAGGAAATGAAGGAAAAGGTAAAAGATATTGAACGGATGATCTGTGCATATCTTCCGGAGGAAAAGGGATTTCAGAAGACAATCCTGAAAGCGATGAATTACAGTGTGCTGGCGGGAGGCAAAAGGCTTCGTCCGCTTCTCATGCAGGAAACCTTCCGCCTGTTCGGCAGAAAAGGAGATGAGATCGCTCCATTTATGGCGGCCATTGAAATGATCCATACCTCTTCCCTCGTCCATGATGATCTTCCGGCCATGGATGCCGATGAATACCGCAGAGGCAGAAAGACTACCTGGGTCGTATACGGAGAAGACATGGCGATCCTGGCGGGGGACGCACTGATGATCTATGCTTTTGAGACCGCGTCAAAAGCCTTTGGGCAGACAGACCGGCCGGATCTGGCGGGAAGGTGTATCGGCATTCTGGCAGAAAAGACCGGGATATACGGCATGATCGGCGGCCAGACGGTGGATGTGGAGATGACAGGCGAGCCGGTTCCGGCAGACAAGCTGGATTTCATATACCGTCTGAAAACTGGGGCGCTTTTAGAAGCGTCTATGATGATAGGGGCCGTTTTGGGCGGGGCCTCTTTAGAAGAGGTGAAAATGATAGAGCAGGTGGCCTCCGATGTGGGTCTTGCGTTTCAGATCCAGGATGATATCCTGGATGTTACCAGTTCGAAGGAAGTTCTCGGAAAACCGGTGCTGAGTGATGAAAAGAACAACAAGACTACTTATGTGACCCTGGAGGGGCTTGATAAAGCCAGGGGACAGGTGGAGTTCTATTCCAAGCGGGCGGTGGATACCTTAAATGGCCTGTCCAGAAAAAATGAATTTTTGAATCAGCTGATCCTTACGCTGATCACAAGAGAAAAATAA
- a CDS encoding NAD(+)/NADH kinase yields the protein MNRFYIITNREKDPELTVTGKIKRFLESQGKVCVLNGDAPIPGDTDCVLVLGGDGTLLQAARNLVWKDVPLLGVNLGTLGYLAELDIHSALGGLKELLESGPSVVEERMMLKGSVYHDGKMVCEDIALNDILIGRKSGFKVIRFKVYVDGEFLNAYAADGMIVATPTGSTAYNLSAGGPIVEPTASLIVLTPIAPHTMINRSIVLSAKSQIKLELVVPPGRAEVEATVGFDSDNQCPFQAGDYIEIQKAMRTTKILKLNRIGFLETLRHKMSAE from the coding sequence ATGAACCGATTTTATATCATTACAAACAGAGAAAAAGATCCGGAGCTTACTGTGACCGGAAAGATTAAGAGATTTCTGGAAAGTCAGGGAAAAGTCTGTGTGCTGAATGGAGACGCGCCGATACCTGGGGATACGGACTGTGTCCTGGTCCTTGGCGGCGATGGGACTCTCCTTCAGGCGGCCAGGAACCTGGTGTGGAAGGATGTCCCGCTTCTTGGCGTGAACCTGGGAACTCTGGGGTATCTGGCGGAGCTGGATATCCATTCGGCACTCGGCGGCCTGAAAGAGCTGCTGGAAAGCGGACCCTCCGTGGTGGAAGAGCGGATGATGTTAAAAGGTTCCGTATATCATGATGGAAAGATGGTTTGTGAAGACATCGCCCTCAATGATATCCTGATCGGACGGAAATCTGGCTTTAAGGTGATTCGGTTCAAGGTTTACGTGGATGGAGAATTCCTGAATGCCTATGCGGCGGACGGCATGATCGTGGCTACGCCCACGGGCTCCACAGCGTACAATCTGTCGGCAGGCGGTCCAATCGTGGAGCCGACGGCTTCTTTGATCGTCCTGACTCCCATAGCGCCTCATACGATGATAAACAGGAGTATCGTACTTTCTGCGAAAAGCCAGATAAAGCTGGAGCTGGTAGTTCCTCCGGGACGCGCAGAGGTGGAGGCCACGGTTGGCTTTGACAGTGATAACCAATGTCCGTTCCAGGCGGGGGATTATATAGAAATACAGAAAGCCATGAGGACGACGAAGATTCTGAAACTGAATCGGATCGGATTTTTGGAAACGCTCCGCCATAAGATGTCGGCGGAATGA
- the xseA gene encoding exodeoxyribonuclease VII large subunit, whose translation MGRSVYTVGQVNAYIKNMFTQDYLLGAISVKGEVSNCKYHSSGHIYFTLKDKGAVLQAVMFAGNRGGLPFAMKEGQQVIVSGAVNVFERDGKYQLYAREITLDGIGSLYEQFEALKRELEERGLFASEYKQPIPRYIKTLGIVTASTGAAVRDIINIAERRNPHVRLVLYPAKVQGEGAADTIAAGIEALERFGVDCMIVGRGGGSIEDLWAFNEEKTAQAIFDCSVPVISAVGHETDFTIADFVSDLRAPTPSAAAELAVYDYRLFLSQLDEAGRRMSEAMIGRTERLKQMLKAKELRLGRFRPDYQVAEKRQLLDQYQDKLSSVMRGKLKSADHKLAVYAERLKGCSPLDRITRGYAFVTKKDGSRLLSASQALPGERLSLQLSDGVVETEVIGADSADE comes from the coding sequence ATGGGACGAAGCGTCTATACGGTGGGGCAGGTAAATGCCTATATTAAAAATATGTTTACCCAGGATTATCTGCTGGGGGCCATATCTGTAAAAGGTGAGGTGTCCAATTGTAAGTATCATTCCTCAGGCCATATTTACTTTACCCTGAAGGACAAGGGGGCAGTCCTGCAGGCCGTGATGTTCGCCGGTAACCGCGGAGGGCTTCCCTTTGCCATGAAAGAGGGCCAGCAGGTCATCGTGTCGGGAGCCGTAAATGTGTTTGAAAGAGACGGGAAATATCAGCTTTATGCCAGGGAAATCACCCTGGACGGGATTGGAAGTCTCTATGAGCAGTTTGAAGCGCTTAAAAGGGAATTGGAAGAGAGAGGACTTTTTGCATCGGAATATAAGCAGCCGATCCCCCGCTATATTAAGACTCTTGGGATTGTCACGGCCAGCACCGGCGCAGCAGTCCGTGATATCATAAATATTGCGGAAAGGAGAAATCCTCACGTCCGCCTGGTGCTGTATCCGGCAAAGGTACAGGGAGAGGGAGCCGCCGATACCATAGCGGCGGGAATCGAGGCTCTGGAACGGTTTGGCGTCGACTGTATGATCGTAGGCAGAGGCGGCGGTTCCATTGAAGACCTATGGGCTTTCAATGAAGAAAAGACGGCGCAGGCGATATTTGACTGCTCTGTGCCGGTGATATCCGCAGTCGGTCATGAGACAGATTTTACGATTGCTGATTTCGTATCAGATCTGCGCGCGCCGACTCCATCGGCTGCGGCTGAGCTGGCTGTTTATGACTACCGTCTTTTTTTATCTCAGCTTGACGAAGCGGGGCGGAGGATGTCGGAAGCTATGATAGGCCGGACGGAAAGGCTTAAGCAGATGCTGAAAGCGAAAGAGCTCCGGCTGGGCAGATTCCGGCCGGATTATCAGGTGGCGGAAAAAAGACAGCTTCTCGATCAGTATCAGGACAAGCTTTCCTCAGTCATGAGGGGCAAGCTCAAATCAGCGGATCATAAGCTGGCTGTTTATGCGGAGCGGCTGAAAGGCTGTTCTCCGCTTGACCGGATCACGAGAGGATATGCCTTTGTGACCAAAAAGGACGGAAGCCGTCTGCTGTCGGCATCTCAGGCGCTGCCGGGGGAAAGGCTGTCTTTACAGCTGTCCGATGGTGTCGTAGAAACTGAGGTTATAGGAGCAGATTCGGCAGATGAATAG
- the dxs gene encoding 1-deoxy-D-xylulose-5-phosphate synthase yields the protein MMLEEIRSPEDLKALDPAQFPALAEEIRQFLIEKVSEHGGHLASNLGVVELTMALHLALNLPEDKIVWDVGHQSYTHKLLSGRREDFESLREYGGMSGFPKRRESEFDSFDTGHSSTSISAGLGLVEARDRLHEDYTVVSVIGDGALSGGMAYEALNNASRLKSNFIIILNDNHMSISESTGGFSKYLSKIRVGSGYNNLKRDVSRGLSKVPGVGEPLVENIVRAKMALKQFMVPGMFFENLDITYVGPMDGHNIPEMVRILEEAKKFERPILIHVKTKKGKGYIPAERYPVKFHGVGPFCIETGKSVEEKKGISYTEAFSHTICRLAEKDDKIVAVTAAMPEGTGLKKFAALYPDRLFDVGIAEEHAVTFAAGMAAGGLKPVVAVYSSFLQRAYDQMLHDVCLQKLPVVFAIDRAGLVGCDGETHQGIFDLSYLRSMPGMAVFAPMNKYELRNGLEFGIQAGVPFAVRYPRGTAYSGLKEYQDPIELGKSEVIYRGGEIALLSVGSMMETAVQVHGKLKESGISATLINVRFVKPMDKELLDDLAKTHGCLVTMEENVICGGYGEAVSSYIHERGYGAKVLKAAVPDTFVEHGPVDILKRDLGLDADSIFQRIKNEYIRKES from the coding sequence ATCATGTTAGAGGAAATCAGAAGTCCTGAAGATCTGAAGGCTCTGGACCCTGCACAGTTTCCGGCGCTGGCAGAGGAAATCCGCCAGTTTTTAATAGAGAAAGTGAGTGAACACGGCGGCCATCTGGCTTCCAACCTGGGAGTGGTCGAGCTGACCATGGCTCTTCACCTGGCTCTCAATCTGCCGGAGGATAAGATTGTTTGGGATGTGGGGCATCAGTCCTATACCCATAAGCTTCTTTCCGGCAGGAGAGAAGATTTTGAGAGTCTGAGGGAATATGGAGGAATGAGCGGTTTTCCCAAGCGGAGAGAATCTGAATTTGACAGCTTTGATACGGGACACAGCTCCACGTCGATTTCGGCAGGGCTGGGCCTGGTAGAAGCGCGCGACCGGCTGCACGAGGATTATACGGTGGTGTCTGTCATCGGCGACGGCGCTCTATCGGGAGGCATGGCCTACGAAGCACTCAACAATGCGTCCAGGCTGAAGAGCAATTTCATCATCATTCTCAATGATAATCATATGTCCATCTCGGAGAGTACCGGAGGGTTTTCAAAGTACTTGTCCAAGATACGGGTGGGAAGCGGGTATAACAATCTGAAACGGGATGTGAGCCGGGGGCTTTCCAAGGTTCCGGGAGTGGGCGAGCCTCTTGTGGAGAACATTGTGCGCGCCAAAATGGCGCTGAAGCAGTTCATGGTTCCGGGCATGTTCTTTGAAAATCTGGACATCACCTATGTGGGTCCCATGGACGGCCATAACATTCCTGAAATGGTTCGTATTCTGGAGGAAGCAAAGAAATTCGAACGGCCGATCCTTATCCATGTGAAGACTAAGAAGGGGAAAGGATATATCCCCGCCGAACGGTATCCCGTCAAATTTCATGGAGTAGGCCCTTTCTGCATTGAGACAGGCAAGTCTGTGGAGGAGAAAAAAGGCATCAGCTATACGGAGGCCTTTTCTCATACGATCTGCCGGCTGGCAGAAAAGGATGATAAGATCGTAGCGGTCACGGCAGCCATGCCGGAGGGCACCGGGCTTAAAAAATTTGCCGCCCTCTATCCGGACCGGTTGTTTGACGTGGGGATTGCCGAGGAACACGCAGTCACATTTGCGGCCGGTATGGCGGCGGGAGGACTGAAGCCTGTGGTGGCGGTCTACTCCTCGTTTTTGCAAAGGGCATATGACCAGATGCTTCATGATGTCTGTCTCCAGAAGCTTCCGGTGGTGTTTGCCATCGACCGTGCCGGTCTCGTAGGCTGCGATGGCGAGACTCATCAGGGAATTTTTGATCTGTCTTATTTGAGAAGTATGCCGGGGATGGCGGTTTTTGCACCCATGAACAAGTATGAACTCAGGAATGGTCTGGAATTTGGAATACAAGCGGGGGTCCCGTTTGCCGTCCGGTATCCAAGAGGTACTGCGTATTCCGGACTTAAGGAGTATCAGGATCCTATAGAGTTAGGAAAGAGCGAAGTGATATACAGAGGCGGAGAAATCGCGCTTCTTTCTGTCGGCAGTATGATGGAGACGGCAGTACAAGTCCATGGGAAGCTGAAGGAATCGGGCATATCGGCTACGCTCATAAATGTACGGTTTGTTAAGCCCATGGATAAAGAACTGCTGGATGATCTGGCAAAGACCCACGGGTGCCTTGTGACCATGGAGGAAAATGTGATCTGCGGAGGATACGGAGAGGCGGTCTCTTCTTATATCCATGAACGAGGCTATGGGGCCAAGGTGCTGAAAGCCGCAGTTCCGGATACGTTTGTGGAGCATGGACCAGTAGATATCCTTAAAAGGGATTTGGGGCTGGATGCGGATTCCATTTTCCAGAGGATCAAGAACGAATATATACGGAAGGAAAGCTAA
- the recN gene encoding DNA repair protein RecN produces MLLNLHVKNVALIEEADVSLGDGLNILTGETGAGKSILIDAVNLALGAKTARGLLRNEEIPASVELLFSVSGREKKEALEKLGVVPEEDGSVLIARKLSQGKSICKINDETVTVSRLRAVTGLLIDIHGQHEHQSLLHKSNHLEILDAYAKHQEESVKERLAEAYSVYAAAKKELATYEIGEEDRIRELDFLSYEIRELENAGLKAGEIEELEHRYKRMMNGRRITESLSKAQEFTGDEDGAGELLGRAVRALFEAANYDEGLAGLLSQAEEAEDIVSSLNRALSEYGKELEFDEREMNQMEKRLDFLHSIQIKYGESYEDMMESLDTRRSRFEKLTAFDERKQAAKAAFEQAEKKVLLFAGELSKIRKAEAFYLTESIRSALADLNFLDVQFSMEFMKKGQAGPDGFDEVEFLISTNPGEELRPLSQVASGGELSRIMLAIKAVLADTDDIETLIFDEIDAGISGRTAQKVSEKLNDIGKSHQVICITHLPQIAAMADCHYKIEKNVKNGRTVTEVTKLSDKEEIEELCRLLGGAAITDAVAENAREMKELAMTYKQ; encoded by the coding sequence ATGTTACTGAATCTGCATGTGAAAAATGTTGCCCTCATTGAGGAAGCGGATGTGAGCCTCGGAGACGGCCTTAATATTTTGACTGGCGAGACCGGCGCCGGAAAATCCATTCTGATCGACGCGGTGAATCTGGCCCTGGGGGCAAAGACTGCGAGAGGTCTGCTTCGGAATGAGGAGATACCTGCCAGCGTGGAGCTCCTGTTCAGCGTTTCCGGACGAGAGAAAAAAGAGGCGCTGGAAAAGCTTGGGGTCGTTCCGGAAGAGGACGGCTCTGTTTTGATTGCCAGAAAGCTGTCCCAGGGAAAGAGCATATGCAAGATCAACGATGAAACGGTGACCGTATCCAGGCTGCGGGCAGTGACCGGCCTTTTGATCGATATCCACGGCCAGCATGAGCACCAGTCGCTTTTACATAAGTCCAATCATCTGGAGATTCTGGACGCGTATGCGAAGCATCAGGAAGAATCGGTAAAGGAACGTCTGGCAGAGGCTTATTCCGTCTATGCGGCAGCCAAAAAAGAGCTTGCGACCTATGAGATAGGGGAGGAAGACAGAATCCGGGAGCTGGACTTTCTTTCTTATGAAATCCGGGAGCTGGAGAACGCCGGTCTGAAGGCGGGCGAGATAGAGGAGCTGGAGCACCGTTATAAACGCATGATGAACGGGCGGCGGATCACGGAGAGTCTTTCGAAAGCTCAGGAGTTTACGGGAGATGAGGACGGAGCAGGCGAACTTCTCGGCCGGGCAGTCCGCGCTCTCTTTGAAGCGGCAAATTATGATGAAGGGCTGGCAGGACTTCTTTCACAGGCGGAAGAGGCGGAAGATATTGTCAGCAGCCTGAACCGAGCGCTGTCTGAATACGGAAAGGAACTGGAGTTTGATGAAAGGGAGATGAACCAGATGGAAAAGCGTCTGGATTTTCTCCACAGTATTCAGATTAAATATGGGGAGTCCTATGAGGATATGATGGAATCCCTGGATACCAGGAGAAGCCGATTTGAAAAGCTGACGGCATTTGATGAAAGAAAACAGGCTGCGAAGGCTGCTTTTGAGCAAGCAGAAAAGAAGGTGCTTTTGTTTGCAGGAGAGCTGTCGAAGATTCGGAAGGCAGAGGCGTTTTATCTGACAGAATCCATCCGTTCTGCGCTGGCAGATCTAAACTTTTTGGATGTTCAGTTTTCCATGGAATTTATGAAAAAAGGGCAGGCGGGACCGGATGGATTTGATGAGGTGGAGTTCCTCATTTCCACCAATCCCGGTGAAGAGCTCAGGCCCTTATCCCAGGTGGCGTCCGGAGGCGAGCTCTCCAGGATCATGCTGGCGATCAAGGCTGTGTTGGCGGACACGGATGATATCGAGACCTTGATCTTTGATGAGATCGATGCGGGAATCAGCGGCAGGACTGCCCAGAAAGTATCGGAAAAGCTGAACGATATCGGAAAGAGCCATCAGGTGATCTGCATCACACATCTGCCGCAGATAGCGGCGATGGCCGACTGCCATTATAAGATTGAAAAAAATGTTAAAAATGGAAGGACAGTGACGGAGGTCACAAAGCTTTCTGATAAAGAAGAAATAGAAGAGCTCTGCCGTCTTTTGGGCGGCGCGGCCATCACCGATGCAGTGGCGGAAAATGCGAGAGAGATGAAAGAGCTGGCAATGACTTACAAACAGTAA